A part of Carassius auratus strain Wakin unplaced genomic scaffold, ASM336829v1 scaf_tig00216561, whole genome shotgun sequence genomic DNA contains:
- the LOC113098460 gene encoding von Willebrand factor A domain-containing protein 5A-like isoform X2 — protein MVNCCDLVSEKNEPVPLKSISVELQVRDHVASVSSCLQYVNEEERPLEAVFVFPLPADAAVCHFSARIGEQEIVAEVQDKQSARDQYDDAVSSGQQAFLLEESEESSDVFKLSVGCLSPGQKASITIVYIIELSVQADDALRFCLPAVLNPRYTPAVSAAGVPEVSSASVIPYTLSLSVEVRSSDRISKLESSCPLDPLEFLDAQHTHATVNLTAGHRFDKDVELFLYYENSHQPSAVVEAGASAAPSGSLMGDPALMISLYPEFPADVMSSLASRGEFIFVVDRSGSMDCKMHHGNDAQMRIESARDTLLLLLKSLPMGCYFNIYGFGSHFESFFPQSVVYSEDTMEEALKRVKSMSADMGGTEILQPLKHIYSQPCYPDHPRQLFIFTDGEVWNTKEVLDLVKRHVYSHRCFSFGIGEGASTALITGMAREGSGHAQFITGTDRMQPKVMQSLRFALQPAVDNISVDWTVPEGVKVDMLSSSINTLFQGQRALIYAQIKGQSSGKKEGAVTVKYKLKDQPVTNQLQFTLQPTEDTGLTIHRLAARSVIRSLELEERAEGADAENVRKRIVELSVQAGVSSAHTAFIGINKDHNQTVKGPLLQRRVPVAHMLQMSMMQCQPMGMCALGFPSLFSGMVVQRARPMALQMDFDSTMHYSMASSNSMIESDDESDQTEAEPLKDPVLQLVSLQKATGCWELNASLAAVFGKTEDEVTNQKTAQVDGSVWATVLALIWLYAFKSDQQVEWQFVAMKAASWVRSQKHSLSQCVCDGNALLGCQVTEDMLGI, from the exons ATGGTGAACTGCTGTGATCTCGTGTCTGAAAAAAATGAACCAG TTCCTCTGAAGAGTATCTCGGTGGAGCTGCAGGTCCGGGATCACGTGGCCTCCGTCAGCTCCTGTCTGCAGTATGTGAACGAGGAGGAGCGTCCGCTGGAGGCCGTGTTCGTCTTCCCGCTGCCCGCCGACGCCGCGGTCTGTCACTTCAGCGCCAGGATCGGAGAGCAGGAGATTGTGGCCGAGGTGCAGGACAAACAGAGT GCGCGGGATCAGTATGATGATGCTGTGAGCTCGGGCCAGCAGGCGTTTCTGCTGGAAGAGAGCGAGGAGAGTTCAGATGTGTTCAAACTGAGTGTGGGCTGTTTGTCTCCGGGTCAGAAGGCCTCCATCACCATCGTCTACATCATCGAGCTCAGTGTCCAGGCCGATGACGCGCTGCGCTTCTGTCTGCCCGCTGTACTCAACCCACGATACACACCTGCAG TTTCAGCGGCTGGTGTTCCAGAAGTTTCCTCAGCATCAGTTATTCCTTACACTCTGTCTCTGAGTGTTGAAGTGAGATCTTCAGACCGTATCTCCAAACTCGAGTCCAGCTGCCCTCTGGATCCTCTGGAGTTCCTCGACGCGCAACACACTCATGCCAcg gtgaatCTGACTGCTGGTCACCGGTTCGATAAGGATGTGGAGCTGTTTCTGTATTATGAAAATTCCCATCAGCCCTCTGCTGTCGTGGAGGCAGGAGCGTCTGCGGCTCCGTCAG GTTCTCTGATGGGCGACCCAGCGCTCATGATCAGTCTGTACCCAGAGTTCCCTGCAGATGTGATGTCATCACTGGCGTCTCGGGGCGAATTCATTTTTGTAGTTGACAGGTCAGGCAGTATGGACTGCAAGATGCATCATGGGAATGACGCACAGATGCGCATCGAAAGTGCAAGA GacacgctgctgctgctgctgaagagTTTGCCCATGGGATGCTACTTCAACATCTACGGATTCGGATCTCACTTTGAGTCCTTCTTTCC TCAGAGTGTTGTGTACAGCGAGGACACGATGGAAGAGGCTCTGAAGAGAGTGAAGAGCATGAGCGCAGACATGGGCGGCACAGAGATCCTACAGCCGCTTAAACACATCTACAGTCAGCCCTGTTACCCAGATCACCCTCGACAG cTGTTCATCTTCACTGATGGAGAGGTGTGGAACACTAAGGAGGTGCTGGATCTGGTGAAGAGGCACGTTTACTCTCACAG GTGTTTCTCCTTCGGGATCGGTGAGGGTGCGAGTACGGCTCTCATCACAGGAATGGCCAGAGAAGGTTCTGGTCACGCTCAGTTCATCACAGGCACTGACCGCATGCAGCCCAAA GTGATGCAGTCGCTCAGGTTTGCTCTCCAGCCGGCCGTGGATAATATCTCTGTGGACTGGACCGTTCCCGAGGGTGTGAAGGTGGACATGCTGTCTTCATCCATCAATACTCTGTTCCAGGGTCAGAGAGCGCTCATCTACGCTCAGATTAAAGGACAG AGTTCAGGAAAGAAGGAAGGCGCTGTGACCGTGAAATACAAGCTGAAAGATCAACCTGTGACTAACCAGCTTCAGTTTACCTTACAACCAACGGAGGACACAGg ACTGACGATCCACCGGCTGGCAGCCCGGTCTGTGATCCGCTCTCTGGAGCTGGAGGAACGAGCCGAAGGAGCAGACGCAGAGAACGTCAGGAAAAGGATTGTGGAGCTCAGTGTTCAGGCAGGAGTGAGCAGTGCTCATACAGCCTTCATCGGCATTAATAAAGACCACAATCAGACAGTGAAAGGACCGCTGCTGCAGAGGAGAGTGCCAGTAGCAC ATATGCTTCAGATGTCTATGATGCAATGTCAACCTATGGGAATGTGTG CCCTGGGTTTTCCCTCTCTTTTCTCAGGAATGGTTGTCCAAAGGGCACGGC CAATGGCTCTTCAAATGGATTTTGATTCTACAATGC actattCCATGGCCTCGTCCAACTCAATGATTGAAAGTGATGATGAGTCAGATCAGA CAGAAGCTGAGCCCCTGAAGGACCCTGTGCTCCAGCTGGTTTCTCTTCAGAAGGCCACGGGATGCTGGGAGCTCAACGCCTCATTGGCTGCTGTGTTTGGGAAGACAGAGGACGAAGTGACCAATCAGAAAACAGCACAG GTGGACGGGTCAGTGTGGGCCACCGTCCTCGCTCTCATCTGGTTATATGCATTTAAATCAGATCAGCAGGTGGAGTGGCAGTTTGTGGCCATGAAGGCGGCGTCATGGGTCCGCTCTCAGAAAC acagcctgtctcagtgtgtgtgtgatgggaacGCTCTGTTGGGGTGTCAGGTGACTGAAGACATGCTGGGAATCTGA
- the LOC113098460 gene encoding von Willebrand factor A domain-containing protein 5A-like isoform X3 codes for MVNCCDLVSEKNEPVPLKSISVELQVRDHVASVSSCLQYVNEEERPLEAVFVFPLPADAAVCHFSARIGEQEIVAEVQDKQSARDQYDDAVSSGQQAFLLEESEESSDVFKLSVGCLSPGQKASITIVYIIELSVQADDALRFCLPAVLNPRYTPAVSAAGVPEVSSASVIPYTLSLSVEVRSSDRISKLESSCPLDPLEFLDAQHTHATVNLTAGHRFDKDVELFLYYENSHQPSAVVEAGASAAPSGSLMGDPALMISLYPEFPADVMSSLASRGEFIFVVDRSGSMDCKMHHGNDAQMRIESARDTLLLLLKSLPMGCYFNIYGFGSHFESFFPQSVVYSEDTMEEALKRVKSMSADMGGTEILQPLKHIYSQPCYPDHPRQLFIFTDGEVWNTKEVLDLVKRHVYSHRCFSFGIGEGASTALITGMAREGSGHAQFITGTDRMQPKVMQSLRFALQPAVDNISVDWTVPEGVKVDMLSSSINTLFQGQRALIYAQIKGQSSGKKEGAVTVKYKLKDQPVTNQLQFTLQPTEDTGLTIHRLAARSVIRSLELEERAEGADAENVRKRIVELSVQAGVSSAHTAFIGINKDHNQTVKGPLLQRRVPVAHMLQMSMMQCQPMGMCALGFPSLFSGMVVQRARPMALQMDFDSTMHYSMASSNSMIESDDESDQKAEPLKDPVLQLVSLQKATGCWELNASLAAVFGKTEDEVTNQKTAQVDGSVWATVLALIWLYAFKSDQQVEWQFVAMKAASWVRSQKPDSLSQCVCDGNALLGCQVTEDMLGI; via the exons ATGGTGAACTGCTGTGATCTCGTGTCTGAAAAAAATGAACCAG TTCCTCTGAAGAGTATCTCGGTGGAGCTGCAGGTCCGGGATCACGTGGCCTCCGTCAGCTCCTGTCTGCAGTATGTGAACGAGGAGGAGCGTCCGCTGGAGGCCGTGTTCGTCTTCCCGCTGCCCGCCGACGCCGCGGTCTGTCACTTCAGCGCCAGGATCGGAGAGCAGGAGATTGTGGCCGAGGTGCAGGACAAACAGAGT GCGCGGGATCAGTATGATGATGCTGTGAGCTCGGGCCAGCAGGCGTTTCTGCTGGAAGAGAGCGAGGAGAGTTCAGATGTGTTCAAACTGAGTGTGGGCTGTTTGTCTCCGGGTCAGAAGGCCTCCATCACCATCGTCTACATCATCGAGCTCAGTGTCCAGGCCGATGACGCGCTGCGCTTCTGTCTGCCCGCTGTACTCAACCCACGATACACACCTGCAG TTTCAGCGGCTGGTGTTCCAGAAGTTTCCTCAGCATCAGTTATTCCTTACACTCTGTCTCTGAGTGTTGAAGTGAGATCTTCAGACCGTATCTCCAAACTCGAGTCCAGCTGCCCTCTGGATCCTCTGGAGTTCCTCGACGCGCAACACACTCATGCCAcg gtgaatCTGACTGCTGGTCACCGGTTCGATAAGGATGTGGAGCTGTTTCTGTATTATGAAAATTCCCATCAGCCCTCTGCTGTCGTGGAGGCAGGAGCGTCTGCGGCTCCGTCAG GTTCTCTGATGGGCGACCCAGCGCTCATGATCAGTCTGTACCCAGAGTTCCCTGCAGATGTGATGTCATCACTGGCGTCTCGGGGCGAATTCATTTTTGTAGTTGACAGGTCAGGCAGTATGGACTGCAAGATGCATCATGGGAATGACGCACAGATGCGCATCGAAAGTGCAAGA GacacgctgctgctgctgctgaagagTTTGCCCATGGGATGCTACTTCAACATCTACGGATTCGGATCTCACTTTGAGTCCTTCTTTCC TCAGAGTGTTGTGTACAGCGAGGACACGATGGAAGAGGCTCTGAAGAGAGTGAAGAGCATGAGCGCAGACATGGGCGGCACAGAGATCCTACAGCCGCTTAAACACATCTACAGTCAGCCCTGTTACCCAGATCACCCTCGACAG cTGTTCATCTTCACTGATGGAGAGGTGTGGAACACTAAGGAGGTGCTGGATCTGGTGAAGAGGCACGTTTACTCTCACAG GTGTTTCTCCTTCGGGATCGGTGAGGGTGCGAGTACGGCTCTCATCACAGGAATGGCCAGAGAAGGTTCTGGTCACGCTCAGTTCATCACAGGCACTGACCGCATGCAGCCCAAA GTGATGCAGTCGCTCAGGTTTGCTCTCCAGCCGGCCGTGGATAATATCTCTGTGGACTGGACCGTTCCCGAGGGTGTGAAGGTGGACATGCTGTCTTCATCCATCAATACTCTGTTCCAGGGTCAGAGAGCGCTCATCTACGCTCAGATTAAAGGACAG AGTTCAGGAAAGAAGGAAGGCGCTGTGACCGTGAAATACAAGCTGAAAGATCAACCTGTGACTAACCAGCTTCAGTTTACCTTACAACCAACGGAGGACACAGg ACTGACGATCCACCGGCTGGCAGCCCGGTCTGTGATCCGCTCTCTGGAGCTGGAGGAACGAGCCGAAGGAGCAGACGCAGAGAACGTCAGGAAAAGGATTGTGGAGCTCAGTGTTCAGGCAGGAGTGAGCAGTGCTCATACAGCCTTCATCGGCATTAATAAAGACCACAATCAGACAGTGAAAGGACCGCTGCTGCAGAGGAGAGTGCCAGTAGCAC ATATGCTTCAGATGTCTATGATGCAATGTCAACCTATGGGAATGTGTG CCCTGGGTTTTCCCTCTCTTTTCTCAGGAATGGTTGTCCAAAGGGCACGGC CAATGGCTCTTCAAATGGATTTTGATTCTACAATGC actattCCATGGCCTCGTCCAACTCAATGATTGAAAGTGATGATGAGTCAGATCAGA AAGCTGAGCCCCTGAAGGACCCTGTGCTCCAGCTGGTTTCTCTTCAGAAGGCCACGGGATGCTGGGAGCTCAACGCCTCATTGGCTGCTGTGTTTGGGAAGACAGAGGACGAAGTGACCAATCAGAAAACAGCACAG GTGGACGGGTCAGTGTGGGCCACCGTCCTCGCTCTCATCTGGTTATATGCATTTAAATCAGATCAGCAGGTGGAGTGGCAGTTTGTGGCCATGAAGGCGGCGTCATGGGTCCGCTCTCAGAAAC cagacagcctgtctcagtgtgtgtgtgatgggaacGCTCTGTTGGGGTGTCAGGTGACTGAAGACATGCTGGGAATCTGA
- the LOC113098460 gene encoding von Willebrand factor A domain-containing protein 5A-like isoform X13, with the protein MVNCCDLVSEKNEPVPLKSISVELQVRDHVASVSSCLQYVNEEERPLEAVFVFPLPADAAVCHFSARIGEQEIVAEVQDKQSARDQYDDAVSSGQQAFLLEESEESSDVFKLSVGCLSPGQKASITIVYIIELSVQADDALRFCLPAVLNPRYTPAVSAAGVPEVSSASVIPYTLSLSVEVRSSDRISKLESSCPLDPLEFLDAQHTHATVNLTAGHRFDKDVELFLYYENSHQPSAVVEAGASAAPSGSLMGDPALMISLYPEFPADVMSSLASRGEFIFVVDRSGSMDCKMHHGNDAQMRIESARDTLLLLLKSLPMGCYFNIYGFGSHFESFFPQSVVYSEDTMEEALKRVKSMSADMGGTEILQPLKHIYSQPCYPDHPRQLFIFTDGEVWNTKEVLDLVKRHVYSHRCFSFGIGEGASTALITGMAREGSGHAQFITGTDRMQPKVMQSLRFALQPAVDNISVDWTVPEGVKVDMLSSSINTLFQGQRALIYAQIKGQSSGKKEGAVTVKYKLKDQPVTNQLQFTLQPTEDTGLTIHRLAARSVIRSLELEERAEGADAENVRKRIVELSVQAGVSSAHTAFIGINKDHNQTVKGPLLQRRVPVAPMALQMDFDSTMHYSMASSNSMIESDDESDQKAEPLKDPVLQLVSLQKATGCWELNASLAAVFGKTEDEVTNQKTAQVDGSVWATVLALIWLYAFKSDQQVEWQFVAMKAASWVRSQKPDSLSQCVCDGNALLGCQVTEDMLGI; encoded by the exons ATGGTGAACTGCTGTGATCTCGTGTCTGAAAAAAATGAACCAG TTCCTCTGAAGAGTATCTCGGTGGAGCTGCAGGTCCGGGATCACGTGGCCTCCGTCAGCTCCTGTCTGCAGTATGTGAACGAGGAGGAGCGTCCGCTGGAGGCCGTGTTCGTCTTCCCGCTGCCCGCCGACGCCGCGGTCTGTCACTTCAGCGCCAGGATCGGAGAGCAGGAGATTGTGGCCGAGGTGCAGGACAAACAGAGT GCGCGGGATCAGTATGATGATGCTGTGAGCTCGGGCCAGCAGGCGTTTCTGCTGGAAGAGAGCGAGGAGAGTTCAGATGTGTTCAAACTGAGTGTGGGCTGTTTGTCTCCGGGTCAGAAGGCCTCCATCACCATCGTCTACATCATCGAGCTCAGTGTCCAGGCCGATGACGCGCTGCGCTTCTGTCTGCCCGCTGTACTCAACCCACGATACACACCTGCAG TTTCAGCGGCTGGTGTTCCAGAAGTTTCCTCAGCATCAGTTATTCCTTACACTCTGTCTCTGAGTGTTGAAGTGAGATCTTCAGACCGTATCTCCAAACTCGAGTCCAGCTGCCCTCTGGATCCTCTGGAGTTCCTCGACGCGCAACACACTCATGCCAcg gtgaatCTGACTGCTGGTCACCGGTTCGATAAGGATGTGGAGCTGTTTCTGTATTATGAAAATTCCCATCAGCCCTCTGCTGTCGTGGAGGCAGGAGCGTCTGCGGCTCCGTCAG GTTCTCTGATGGGCGACCCAGCGCTCATGATCAGTCTGTACCCAGAGTTCCCTGCAGATGTGATGTCATCACTGGCGTCTCGGGGCGAATTCATTTTTGTAGTTGACAGGTCAGGCAGTATGGACTGCAAGATGCATCATGGGAATGACGCACAGATGCGCATCGAAAGTGCAAGA GacacgctgctgctgctgctgaagagTTTGCCCATGGGATGCTACTTCAACATCTACGGATTCGGATCTCACTTTGAGTCCTTCTTTCC TCAGAGTGTTGTGTACAGCGAGGACACGATGGAAGAGGCTCTGAAGAGAGTGAAGAGCATGAGCGCAGACATGGGCGGCACAGAGATCCTACAGCCGCTTAAACACATCTACAGTCAGCCCTGTTACCCAGATCACCCTCGACAG cTGTTCATCTTCACTGATGGAGAGGTGTGGAACACTAAGGAGGTGCTGGATCTGGTGAAGAGGCACGTTTACTCTCACAG GTGTTTCTCCTTCGGGATCGGTGAGGGTGCGAGTACGGCTCTCATCACAGGAATGGCCAGAGAAGGTTCTGGTCACGCTCAGTTCATCACAGGCACTGACCGCATGCAGCCCAAA GTGATGCAGTCGCTCAGGTTTGCTCTCCAGCCGGCCGTGGATAATATCTCTGTGGACTGGACCGTTCCCGAGGGTGTGAAGGTGGACATGCTGTCTTCATCCATCAATACTCTGTTCCAGGGTCAGAGAGCGCTCATCTACGCTCAGATTAAAGGACAG AGTTCAGGAAAGAAGGAAGGCGCTGTGACCGTGAAATACAAGCTGAAAGATCAACCTGTGACTAACCAGCTTCAGTTTACCTTACAACCAACGGAGGACACAGg ACTGACGATCCACCGGCTGGCAGCCCGGTCTGTGATCCGCTCTCTGGAGCTGGAGGAACGAGCCGAAGGAGCAGACGCAGAGAACGTCAGGAAAAGGATTGTGGAGCTCAGTGTTCAGGCAGGAGTGAGCAGTGCTCATACAGCCTTCATCGGCATTAATAAAGACCACAATCAGACAGTGAAAGGACCGCTGCTGCAGAGGAGAGTGCCAGTAGCAC CAATGGCTCTTCAAATGGATTTTGATTCTACAATGC actattCCATGGCCTCGTCCAACTCAATGATTGAAAGTGATGATGAGTCAGATCAGA AAGCTGAGCCCCTGAAGGACCCTGTGCTCCAGCTGGTTTCTCTTCAGAAGGCCACGGGATGCTGGGAGCTCAACGCCTCATTGGCTGCTGTGTTTGGGAAGACAGAGGACGAAGTGACCAATCAGAAAACAGCACAG GTGGACGGGTCAGTGTGGGCCACCGTCCTCGCTCTCATCTGGTTATATGCATTTAAATCAGATCAGCAGGTGGAGTGGCAGTTTGTGGCCATGAAGGCGGCGTCATGGGTCCGCTCTCAGAAAC cagacagcctgtctcagtgtgtgtgtgatgggaacGCTCTGTTGGGGTGTCAGGTGACTGAAGACATGCTGGGAATCTGA
- the LOC113098460 gene encoding von Willebrand factor A domain-containing protein 5A-like isoform X5 — protein MVNCCDLVSEKNEPVPLKSISVELQVRDHVASVSSCLQYVNEEERPLEAVFVFPLPADAAVCHFSARIGEQEIVAEVQDKQSARDQYDDAVSSGQQAFLLEESEESSDVFKLSVGCLSPGQKASITIVYIIELSVQADDALRFCLPAVLNPRYTPAVSAAGVPEVSSASVIPYTLSLSVEVRSSDRISKLESSCPLDPLEFLDAQHTHATVNLTAGHRFDKDVELFLYYENSHQPSAVVEAGASAAPSGSLMGDPALMISLYPEFPADVMSSLASRGEFIFVVDRSGSMDCKMHHGNDAQMRIESARDTLLLLLKSLPMGCYFNIYGFGSHFESFFPQSVVYSEDTMEEALKRVKSMSADMGGTEILQPLKHIYSQPCYPDHPRQLFIFTDGEVWNTKEVLDLVKRHVYSHRCFSFGIGEGASTALITGMAREGSGHAQFITGTDRMQPKVMQSLRFALQPAVDNISVDWTVPEGVKVDMLSSSINTLFQGQRALIYAQIKGQSSGKKEGAVTVKYKLKDQPVTNQLQFTLQPTEDTGLTIHRLAARSVIRSLELEERAEGADAENVRKRIVELSVQAGVSSAHTAFIGINKDHNQTVKGPLLQRRVPVAHMLQMSMMQCQPMGMCGMVVQRARPMALQMDFDSTMHYSMASSNSMIESDDESDQTEAEPLKDPVLQLVSLQKATGCWELNASLAAVFGKTEDEVTNQKTAQVDGSVWATVLALIWLYAFKSDQQVEWQFVAMKAASWVRSQKPDSLSQCVCDGNALLGCQVTEDMLGI, from the exons ATGGTGAACTGCTGTGATCTCGTGTCTGAAAAAAATGAACCAG TTCCTCTGAAGAGTATCTCGGTGGAGCTGCAGGTCCGGGATCACGTGGCCTCCGTCAGCTCCTGTCTGCAGTATGTGAACGAGGAGGAGCGTCCGCTGGAGGCCGTGTTCGTCTTCCCGCTGCCCGCCGACGCCGCGGTCTGTCACTTCAGCGCCAGGATCGGAGAGCAGGAGATTGTGGCCGAGGTGCAGGACAAACAGAGT GCGCGGGATCAGTATGATGATGCTGTGAGCTCGGGCCAGCAGGCGTTTCTGCTGGAAGAGAGCGAGGAGAGTTCAGATGTGTTCAAACTGAGTGTGGGCTGTTTGTCTCCGGGTCAGAAGGCCTCCATCACCATCGTCTACATCATCGAGCTCAGTGTCCAGGCCGATGACGCGCTGCGCTTCTGTCTGCCCGCTGTACTCAACCCACGATACACACCTGCAG TTTCAGCGGCTGGTGTTCCAGAAGTTTCCTCAGCATCAGTTATTCCTTACACTCTGTCTCTGAGTGTTGAAGTGAGATCTTCAGACCGTATCTCCAAACTCGAGTCCAGCTGCCCTCTGGATCCTCTGGAGTTCCTCGACGCGCAACACACTCATGCCAcg gtgaatCTGACTGCTGGTCACCGGTTCGATAAGGATGTGGAGCTGTTTCTGTATTATGAAAATTCCCATCAGCCCTCTGCTGTCGTGGAGGCAGGAGCGTCTGCGGCTCCGTCAG GTTCTCTGATGGGCGACCCAGCGCTCATGATCAGTCTGTACCCAGAGTTCCCTGCAGATGTGATGTCATCACTGGCGTCTCGGGGCGAATTCATTTTTGTAGTTGACAGGTCAGGCAGTATGGACTGCAAGATGCATCATGGGAATGACGCACAGATGCGCATCGAAAGTGCAAGA GacacgctgctgctgctgctgaagagTTTGCCCATGGGATGCTACTTCAACATCTACGGATTCGGATCTCACTTTGAGTCCTTCTTTCC TCAGAGTGTTGTGTACAGCGAGGACACGATGGAAGAGGCTCTGAAGAGAGTGAAGAGCATGAGCGCAGACATGGGCGGCACAGAGATCCTACAGCCGCTTAAACACATCTACAGTCAGCCCTGTTACCCAGATCACCCTCGACAG cTGTTCATCTTCACTGATGGAGAGGTGTGGAACACTAAGGAGGTGCTGGATCTGGTGAAGAGGCACGTTTACTCTCACAG GTGTTTCTCCTTCGGGATCGGTGAGGGTGCGAGTACGGCTCTCATCACAGGAATGGCCAGAGAAGGTTCTGGTCACGCTCAGTTCATCACAGGCACTGACCGCATGCAGCCCAAA GTGATGCAGTCGCTCAGGTTTGCTCTCCAGCCGGCCGTGGATAATATCTCTGTGGACTGGACCGTTCCCGAGGGTGTGAAGGTGGACATGCTGTCTTCATCCATCAATACTCTGTTCCAGGGTCAGAGAGCGCTCATCTACGCTCAGATTAAAGGACAG AGTTCAGGAAAGAAGGAAGGCGCTGTGACCGTGAAATACAAGCTGAAAGATCAACCTGTGACTAACCAGCTTCAGTTTACCTTACAACCAACGGAGGACACAGg ACTGACGATCCACCGGCTGGCAGCCCGGTCTGTGATCCGCTCTCTGGAGCTGGAGGAACGAGCCGAAGGAGCAGACGCAGAGAACGTCAGGAAAAGGATTGTGGAGCTCAGTGTTCAGGCAGGAGTGAGCAGTGCTCATACAGCCTTCATCGGCATTAATAAAGACCACAATCAGACAGTGAAAGGACCGCTGCTGCAGAGGAGAGTGCCAGTAGCAC ATATGCTTCAGATGTCTATGATGCAATGTCAACCTATGGGAATGTGTG GAATGGTTGTCCAAAGGGCACGGC CAATGGCTCTTCAAATGGATTTTGATTCTACAATGC actattCCATGGCCTCGTCCAACTCAATGATTGAAAGTGATGATGAGTCAGATCAGA CAGAAGCTGAGCCCCTGAAGGACCCTGTGCTCCAGCTGGTTTCTCTTCAGAAGGCCACGGGATGCTGGGAGCTCAACGCCTCATTGGCTGCTGTGTTTGGGAAGACAGAGGACGAAGTGACCAATCAGAAAACAGCACAG GTGGACGGGTCAGTGTGGGCCACCGTCCTCGCTCTCATCTGGTTATATGCATTTAAATCAGATCAGCAGGTGGAGTGGCAGTTTGTGGCCATGAAGGCGGCGTCATGGGTCCGCTCTCAGAAAC cagacagcctgtctcagtgtgtgtgtgatgggaacGCTCTGTTGGGGTGTCAGGTGACTGAAGACATGCTGGGAATCTGA